The proteins below are encoded in one region of Pseudonocardia sp. DSM 110487:
- the mftB gene encoding mycofactocin biosynthesis chaperone MftB (MftB, a small protein, is a peptide chaperone that assists the radical SAM enzyme MftC in performing two modifications to the C-terminal Val-Tyr dipeptide of the mycofactocin precursor peptide, MftA. MftB's role is analogous to the role of PqqD in the biosynthesis of PQQ, a cofactor that derives entirely from a Tyr and a Glu in the precursor PqqA.), producing MVFDPARPHCCSPRVAVRPEPFGALVYHFGTRRLSFLKTPQLVEVVSGLERHPDVHSALEAAGVEEAQRPAYLRALAGLAANGTIEERP from the coding sequence GTGGTCTTCGACCCGGCGCGGCCCCACTGCTGCAGCCCGCGGGTGGCGGTGCGCCCCGAGCCGTTCGGGGCGCTCGTCTACCACTTCGGCACCCGCAGGCTGTCGTTCCTGAAGACCCCCCAGCTCGTCGAGGTCGTGTCCGGGCTGGAGCGGCACCCCGACGTGCACTCCGCGCTCGAGGCGGCGGGCGTCGAGGAGGCCCAGCGCCCGGCTTACCTGCGGGCGCTGGCCGGGCTGGCCGCGAACGGAACCATCGAGGAGCGCCCGTGA
- the mftA gene encoding mycofactocin precursor MftA (Mycofactocin is a small molecule electron carrier derived from the final two amino acids, Val-Tyr, of MftA, the mycofactocin precursor. It plays a role in redox homeostasis and the metabolism of alcohols and aldehydes in Actinobacteria, including Mycobacterium tuberculosis.) encodes MSPTSESQAAAEEPVVEETLVEEVSIDGMCGVY; translated from the coding sequence ATGTCGCCCACCAGCGAGTCCCAGGCCGCTGCCGAGGAGCCCGTGGTCGAGGAGACCCTCGTCGAGGAGGTCTCCATCGACGGCATGTGCGGTGTCTACTGA
- a CDS encoding DUF952 domain-containing protein — protein sequence MESEVLLHMCTAAEWEAARAAGAVTPPSLAEVGFVHLSTPEQVSLPANRLFRGRTDVVLLVIDPARVPVEIRWEPGVPGDPESMRFPHAYGPVPAAAVTAALPYRPGEDGTFTPPTLSG from the coding sequence ATGGAGTCAGAAGTCCTGTTGCACATGTGCACCGCCGCGGAGTGGGAGGCCGCTCGCGCCGCCGGTGCGGTGACGCCGCCGTCGCTCGCCGAGGTCGGGTTCGTGCACCTCTCGACACCCGAGCAGGTGTCGCTGCCGGCGAACCGGCTCTTCCGCGGCCGGACCGACGTCGTGTTGCTGGTGATCGACCCGGCCCGCGTCCCCGTCGAGATCCGGTGGGAGCCTGGCGTGCCCGGCGACCCGGAGTCGATGCGCTTCCCCCACGCCTACGGTCCCGTCCCGGCGGCGGCCGTGACGGCCGCCCTGCCCTACCGGCCAGGGGAGGACGGCACCTTCACCCCACCGACGCTGTCCGGCTGA
- a CDS encoding NAD(P)/FAD-dependent oxidoreductase encodes MTYDVIVIGGGAAGLAGATALLRSRRSVLVVDGGEPRNAPADGVHNFLTRDGTPPSELLAAGRAEVLGYGGEVVHGSVVAVDPGFRVRLDDGRTLSARRLLVATGLADELPDVPGLAQRWGRDVLHCPYCHGWEVRDRAVGVLATGPMAVHQTLLFRQLTDDVTLFLHTGPELSEDEWEQLAALGIAVVDGEVAGLEVVDDRLAGVRLASGRTIPREALVVAPRFTARVPPVPGLVAEEVRMGEHVIGAAVPVGPGGATAVPGVWAAGNVVEVQAQVISSAAAGLAAGAAINADLVAEDARRAVSRTASVG; translated from the coding sequence ATGACCTATGACGTGATCGTGATCGGCGGCGGAGCGGCGGGGCTGGCCGGGGCGACGGCCCTGCTCCGCTCCCGGCGCTCGGTGCTGGTGGTGGACGGCGGCGAGCCGCGGAACGCGCCCGCCGACGGGGTGCACAACTTCCTGACGCGCGACGGCACGCCGCCGAGCGAGCTGCTGGCGGCCGGCCGCGCGGAGGTGCTCGGTTACGGCGGGGAAGTGGTGCACGGGAGCGTGGTGGCCGTCGACCCCGGCTTCCGGGTCCGGCTCGACGACGGTCGCACGCTGTCGGCCCGTCGGCTGCTCGTCGCGACGGGCCTCGCCGACGAGCTGCCGGACGTACCGGGACTGGCGCAGCGGTGGGGCCGGGACGTGCTGCACTGCCCGTACTGCCACGGCTGGGAGGTGCGCGACCGGGCCGTCGGAGTGCTGGCAACCGGGCCGATGGCCGTGCACCAGACGTTGCTGTTCCGGCAGCTGACCGATGACGTCACGCTGTTCCTGCACACCGGGCCCGAACTCTCCGAGGACGAGTGGGAGCAGTTGGCCGCGCTCGGGATCGCGGTGGTGGACGGCGAGGTCGCGGGGCTGGAGGTCGTCGACGATCGGTTGGCCGGCGTTCGCCTGGCCTCGGGCCGGACGATCCCGCGCGAGGCGCTCGTGGTCGCACCGAGGTTCACCGCCCGCGTGCCCCCGGTACCGGGACTGGTGGCGGAGGAGGTGCGGATGGGGGAGCACGTGATCGGCGCCGCGGTGCCGGTCGGGCCGGGCGGCGCCACTGCCGTGCCCGGGGTCTGGGCGGCCGGCAACGTCGTGGAGGTGCAGGCGCAGGTGATCAGCTCCGCCGCCGCCGGACTGGCGGCCGGGGCGGCGATCAACGCGGATCTCGTCGCCGAGGACGCTCGCCGGGCGGTCAGCCGGACAGCGTCGGTGGGGTGA
- a CDS encoding DUF418 domain-containing protein, whose product MTVISGRGRIDALDVLRGVAIVGTFGTNVWLFAAPGGPAAWISTAFSESDPLEIALQTLTNGKFLALLTLLFGVGIELQYRSAVRRGNPWPGRYPVRAAILFVEGLVHYVLVFEFDVLMGYAIASFLVAYLVGRSDRAVRAVAGAVGAVYVAALLAVTALLLATPDASGSGSTPDPALTASWPRQVLLRLEYVALFRAELVLIVPSAVVLFLVGSRLVRAGAFTEAGTRIRRRLMGVGLGVGVPLNALAAAAGPGWFLVDRYLAPPLVALGLLGLGTTLVLRGRREPGPIRRGLTAVGRTALSGYVLQNVLAAVLCYGWGFGLAERFAGAGPWFVLALWAGVSALLLAVAPLWLRHVDRGPLELLVHRITFAGSARNRAGSAVPAQSGRHDL is encoded by the coding sequence ATGACCGTGATCAGTGGGCGGGGCCGGATCGACGCGCTCGACGTCCTCCGGGGCGTCGCGATCGTCGGGACGTTCGGCACGAACGTCTGGCTGTTCGCCGCGCCCGGTGGGCCGGCGGCGTGGATCTCGACGGCGTTCTCCGAGAGCGACCCGCTCGAGATCGCGCTGCAGACGCTCACCAACGGCAAGTTCCTCGCGCTGCTCACGCTGCTGTTCGGGGTGGGGATCGAGCTGCAGTACCGGTCGGCCGTGCGCCGGGGGAACCCGTGGCCCGGCAGGTATCCGGTGCGTGCCGCGATCCTGTTCGTCGAAGGGCTCGTGCACTACGTCCTCGTGTTCGAGTTCGACGTCCTGATGGGGTACGCGATCGCGTCGTTCCTGGTGGCGTACCTGGTGGGGCGGAGCGACCGGGCGGTGCGGGCCGTGGCGGGCGCGGTCGGAGCGGTCTACGTCGCGGCTCTGCTCGCGGTCACGGCGTTGCTGCTGGCGACGCCGGACGCGTCGGGGTCCGGCTCGACCCCCGACCCGGCCCTCACGGCGAGCTGGCCGCGACAGGTGCTGCTGCGCCTCGAGTACGTCGCCCTGTTCCGGGCGGAGCTGGTGCTGATCGTCCCGTCGGCCGTCGTGCTGTTCCTCGTCGGCTCCCGGCTGGTGCGCGCGGGTGCGTTCACCGAGGCGGGAACGCGGATCCGCCGGAGGCTCATGGGGGTCGGCCTCGGCGTCGGGGTTCCGCTGAACGCACTGGCGGCCGCCGCTGGCCCGGGCTGGTTCCTCGTGGACCGCTACCTCGCGCCGCCGCTCGTCGCGCTCGGCCTGCTCGGGCTCGGCACGACGCTCGTCCTGCGTGGTCGACGCGAGCCCGGCCCGATCCGGCGGGGGCTGACCGCGGTCGGCCGCACCGCGCTCTCGGGCTACGTCCTGCAGAACGTGCTCGCCGCCGTGCTCTGCTACGGCTGGGGCTTCGGGCTTGCGGAGCGGTTCGCCGGTGCCGGGCCGTGGTTCGTGCTCGCGCTGTGGGCCGGTGTCTCGGCGCTCCTGCTCGCGGTCGCCCCGCTGTGGCTGCGCCACGTCGACCGGGGTCCGCTGGAACTGCTGGTGCACCGGATCACCTTTGCCGGATCGGCACGAAACCGGGCCGGCTCGGCGGTCCCGGCCCAGAGTGGGCGGCATGACCTATGA
- a CDS encoding TetR/AcrR family transcriptional regulator, producing MDVRTRRPVQPSLLQVAAEVLVADPRASLGEVAAAAGVGRTTLHKRYPTRDALLLAVAHDSVDRFADALADSGIALLAPHATAADATGALRRLVEALVPLGARLEFLLRQPSLDDDPALAARIERLDEPIEEFVRRAQHAGAVRRDAPVWWVVSTLYALTYSAWDGVARGRLAARDAPELAFHTLLAGIGEAP from the coding sequence ATGGATGTTCGCACCCGGAGGCCGGTGCAGCCCAGCCTGCTGCAGGTCGCCGCCGAGGTACTCGTCGCCGATCCGCGGGCCTCACTCGGGGAGGTCGCCGCGGCGGCAGGCGTCGGCCGCACCACGCTCCACAAGCGCTACCCCACCCGGGACGCGCTGCTGCTCGCCGTGGCCCACGACTCGGTCGACCGGTTCGCGGATGCACTGGCCGACTCGGGCATCGCCCTGCTCGCCCCGCACGCGACGGCGGCGGACGCCACCGGCGCCCTGCGCAGGCTCGTCGAGGCGCTCGTCCCCCTAGGGGCCCGGCTGGAGTTCCTCCTCCGCCAGCCATCGCTCGACGACGATCCGGCCCTCGCGGCGCGGATCGAGCGGCTCGACGAGCCGATCGAGGAGTTCGTCCGCAGGGCGCAGCACGCCGGAGCGGTGCGCAGGGATGCGCCGGTCTGGTGGGTGGTCAGCACGCTGTACGCCCTCACCTACTCGGCGTGGGACGGGGTGGCCCGCGGGCGGCTCGCCGCCCGCGATGCCCCGGAACTGGCGTTCCACACCCTGCTCGCCGGTATCGGGGAAGCACCGTGA
- a CDS encoding MFS transporter, whose protein sequence is MRALIGLLASTTLSNTGNAIVAVAVPWLVLERTGSATAAGLAGAAAILPVALSALFGGALIDRIGRRTCAVAADVLSALAVAALPLLDGLVGLGLPLLLVLVALGAVFDGPGAAAREAMRPDVARSSGTPLPKLNAWGEAAESVGNMVGPGVGGVLLVATGGFGALWATVAMFVLSAVITGWTMPAAAAPAPVREPYLRSVVDGLRFVLHDRGLRTVALTATIIVAFAAPFQSVVLNAHLQQAGRPAEYGLVLAAFAVGGLIGALGYGAVAHRMSEGTALVGSVAAAGLGLAAFALLPPVPVLVVLGFAVGVVAGPINPVAALVIQHRTPDRMRGRVIGSYTSLAVAAGPLGLLAIGPVVDAGGPGAGYIVIGVGCLLAAAFALTGRTHLGPPEPDRVDAAR, encoded by the coding sequence GTGAGGGCGCTGATCGGTCTGCTCGCCTCGACCACCCTGTCGAACACCGGCAACGCGATCGTCGCGGTCGCCGTGCCGTGGTTGGTGCTGGAGCGCACCGGCAGCGCCACCGCGGCGGGGCTCGCAGGGGCGGCCGCGATCCTGCCGGTCGCCCTGTCGGCGCTCTTCGGTGGCGCGCTCATCGACCGGATCGGACGGCGCACGTGCGCCGTCGCCGCCGACGTGCTCAGCGCGCTCGCCGTTGCGGCGCTCCCGCTGCTCGACGGGCTCGTCGGGCTCGGGCTGCCACTGCTGCTCGTCCTGGTGGCGCTCGGTGCGGTGTTCGACGGGCCGGGCGCCGCCGCGCGCGAGGCCATGCGTCCCGATGTCGCGCGTAGCTCCGGCACCCCGCTGCCGAAGCTCAACGCGTGGGGCGAGGCCGCCGAGAGCGTCGGGAACATGGTCGGGCCGGGGGTCGGTGGCGTGCTACTGGTGGCGACAGGCGGGTTCGGCGCGCTGTGGGCCACGGTCGCGATGTTCGTGCTGTCCGCGGTGATCACGGGGTGGACCATGCCCGCCGCGGCCGCGCCGGCACCGGTCCGCGAGCCCTACCTGCGCTCGGTGGTCGACGGCCTGCGGTTCGTCCTGCACGACCGGGGCCTGCGGACCGTCGCGCTCACCGCGACGATCATCGTCGCGTTCGCGGCCCCGTTCCAGTCGGTCGTGCTCAACGCGCACCTCCAGCAGGCCGGCCGGCCCGCGGAGTACGGGCTGGTGCTGGCCGCGTTCGCCGTGGGAGGGCTGATCGGCGCGCTCGGGTACGGCGCGGTGGCGCACCGCATGTCGGAGGGAACCGCGCTGGTGGGCTCGGTGGCCGCGGCCGGGCTCGGGCTCGCCGCGTTCGCACTGCTGCCGCCGGTGCCGGTGCTGGTGGTGCTCGGGTTCGCGGTCGGCGTGGTGGCAGGCCCGATCAACCCGGTGGCGGCGCTCGTGATCCAGCACCGCACGCCCGATCGGATGCGGGGGCGCGTCATCGGCAGCTACACCTCGCTCGCGGTGGCGGCCGGGCCGCTCGGGCTCCTCGCGATCGGGCCGGTGGTCGACGCGGGCGGTCCGGGCGCCGGCTACATCGTGATCGGCGTCGGCTGCCTGCTGGCCGCCGCGTTCGCGCTGACCGGGCGCACTCACCTCGGTCCGCCGGAACCGGACCGCGTCGATGCGGCGCGCTGA
- a CDS encoding CPBP family intramembrane glutamic endopeptidase — protein MVPPSPQRTRTDLLLFFAGTFAVSWLPWGLALLAGGDIGEPLPQLLFVVGAFGPTAVALLLWCGGRRRPRGPNPFRAAGRWLLPALLLGAAPAIAAALVDGTLDLATAGDRAATIGGPLMVIGFVLIAGPLSEEFGWRGYAQPRLRRTLSPVWTAVLLGLVWAAWHVPLFLLPGTTQAEIGLGSWETGLFFAAFLPMSYTICVMSERLRGGVAAAVVVHFAGNGAAGLFPTTSTVGALLDVAVATAIAIALHLLVGRTAPTAAVADRDATGRTGVPGGV, from the coding sequence ATGGTTCCCCCATCGCCGCAGCGGACGAGGACCGATCTCCTGCTGTTCTTCGCCGGGACGTTCGCGGTCAGCTGGCTGCCGTGGGGTCTGGCGCTGCTCGCCGGTGGCGACATCGGGGAGCCGCTCCCCCAGCTCCTGTTCGTCGTCGGTGCGTTCGGCCCGACGGCGGTCGCGCTGCTCCTGTGGTGCGGCGGTAGGCGCCGTCCGCGCGGACCCAACCCGTTCCGCGCGGCGGGGCGCTGGTTGCTGCCCGCGCTGCTGCTCGGCGCAGCGCCCGCCATCGCCGCGGCCCTCGTCGACGGCACGCTGGACCTCGCGACCGCGGGAGATCGGGCGGCGACGATCGGCGGGCCGCTGATGGTCATCGGATTCGTGCTCATCGCGGGGCCGCTTTCGGAGGAGTTCGGCTGGCGGGGCTACGCGCAGCCCCGTCTTCGCCGGACACTCTCGCCGGTGTGGACGGCCGTGCTGCTCGGCCTCGTATGGGCCGCATGGCACGTGCCGTTGTTCCTGCTCCCCGGTACGACACAGGCCGAGATCGGGCTGGGCAGCTGGGAGACAGGGCTCTTCTTCGCGGCGTTCCTACCGATGAGCTACACGATCTGTGTGATGTCGGAGCGGCTGCGCGGCGGGGTCGCCGCGGCCGTGGTGGTGCATTTCGCAGGCAACGGCGCTGCCGGTCTGTTCCCGACAACCTCGACCGTCGGTGCGCTTCTCGACGTCGCGGTGGCGACCGCGATCGCCATCGCGCTGCACCTGCTCGTCGGCCGGACGGCACCGACCGCGGCCGTCGCGGACCGGGACGCCACGGGGAGAACCGGCGTGCCCGGGGGTGTGTGA
- a CDS encoding sensor histidine kinase, protein MTGWLHERERLEDALYVVGFFLLGVLLYLIVPEVAIRWNDGPEPSPWALLGLLAVAALGHTQRRVRPVLGLAIACGVLLAMVQLGSVPLAMMMLIGDLLYCSVLYSSERLSWTVAGATVAVAGGAGLVSLVSDGGRAAVLVILNLGLVLAVPVLWGREVRLHRGQADAERERAEQASRMSELDRAAAVAAERARMARDLHDVIAGQLSGIAIQSEAALNLPDPDPAVLRRVLQSVRRDSVASLAEMRTMIGLLRADGAGDGDPRTAPAGLDRLDALVESAGGTGLRIEVDDARGGAAELPAAVDLAAFRIVQESLTNAAKHAPASRVRLHLGDHDGELVIEIENDLMPGAPAGGGTGTGLVGLHERAVAVGGTVTAGPDGGRWRVRAVLPVPAAAGASR, encoded by the coding sequence GTGACGGGTTGGCTGCACGAGCGCGAGCGGCTGGAGGACGCGCTCTACGTCGTCGGCTTCTTCCTGCTCGGCGTGCTGCTGTACCTGATCGTCCCCGAGGTCGCCATCCGCTGGAACGACGGTCCGGAGCCGTCGCCGTGGGCCCTGCTGGGGCTGCTCGCGGTCGCCGCGCTCGGGCACACCCAGCGGCGGGTCCGGCCCGTGCTCGGACTCGCGATCGCCTGCGGCGTGCTGCTCGCGATGGTGCAGCTCGGTTCCGTGCCGCTCGCGATGATGATGCTCATCGGCGACCTGCTCTACTGCTCGGTCCTCTACTCGTCGGAGCGGCTCAGCTGGACGGTGGCCGGCGCCACCGTGGCCGTGGCAGGCGGGGCGGGACTCGTCAGCCTCGTCTCCGATGGCGGCCGCGCGGCCGTGCTCGTCATCCTCAACCTCGGGCTCGTGCTGGCCGTACCGGTGCTGTGGGGACGGGAGGTGCGCCTGCACCGCGGGCAGGCCGACGCCGAGCGGGAACGTGCCGAGCAGGCGTCCCGGATGTCCGAGCTGGACCGCGCCGCCGCCGTGGCGGCCGAGCGAGCGCGGATGGCCCGCGACCTGCACGACGTGATCGCCGGGCAGCTCTCGGGCATCGCGATCCAGTCCGAGGCGGCGCTCAACCTGCCGGATCCGGACCCCGCGGTGCTGCGCCGGGTGCTGCAGTCGGTGCGCCGCGACAGCGTGGCGTCGCTGGCGGAGATGCGCACGATGATCGGCCTGCTGCGGGCCGACGGCGCGGGCGACGGCGACCCGCGCACCGCACCCGCCGGGCTCGACCGGCTCGACGCGCTCGTCGAGTCCGCGGGCGGCACCGGCCTGCGGATCGAGGTCGACGACGCGCGCGGCGGCGCGGCGGAGCTGCCGGCCGCGGTGGACCTGGCAGCGTTCCGCATCGTGCAGGAGTCGCTGACGAACGCCGCCAAGCACGCCCCCGCCAGCCGGGTGCGACTACATCTTGGCGACCACGACGGAGAACTGGTGATCGAGATCGAGAACGACCTCATGCCCGGCGCGCCGGCCGGTGGCGGCACCGGAACCGGCCTGGTGGGCCTGCACGAGCGCGCGGTCGCCGTGGGCGGCACCGTCACGGCCGGACCGGACGGCGGTCGCTGGCGCGTGCGCGCCGTGCTGCCGGTGCCGGCTGCCGCCGGAGCTTCCCGATGA
- a CDS encoding response regulator transcription factor translates to MSPEPVRVVVADDQAAIRTGLVMILDSAPDITVVGEAADGLAAVGMARDRKPDVVLMDIRMPGIDGIEATRRLIGESVCEVLVLTTFDLDEYVDSALAAGAAGFLLKSVEAPALLAAVRAVAKGDGVLAPEITRRVIARLGAPARKPVRPPGIDELTPREMDVLTCLGRGLSNAEISAELVITEATTKTHVSRVLTKLGLRSRVQAAIAAQDAGLIG, encoded by the coding sequence ATGAGCCCGGAGCCCGTGCGCGTGGTCGTGGCCGACGACCAGGCTGCGATCCGCACCGGCCTGGTGATGATCCTCGACTCCGCCCCGGACATCACGGTGGTCGGCGAGGCCGCCGACGGGCTCGCCGCCGTCGGGATGGCCCGCGACCGCAAGCCGGACGTCGTGCTCATGGACATCCGCATGCCCGGCATCGACGGCATCGAGGCCACCCGCAGGCTCATCGGGGAATCGGTGTGCGAGGTGCTCGTGCTCACCACCTTCGACCTGGACGAGTACGTCGACTCCGCCCTCGCCGCGGGCGCGGCGGGCTTCCTGCTCAAGTCCGTCGAGGCTCCGGCGCTGCTCGCCGCGGTGCGCGCCGTGGCGAAGGGAGACGGCGTGCTCGCCCCCGAGATCACCCGCCGGGTGATCGCCAGGCTCGGCGCCCCGGCCCGGAAGCCGGTCCGGCCGCCCGGCATCGACGAGCTCACCCCGCGCGAGATGGACGTGCTCACCTGTCTCGGCCGCGGCCTGTCCAACGCGGAGATCTCGGCGGAGCTGGTGATCACCGAGGCCACCACGAAGACGCACGTCTCCCGGGTGCTCACGAAGCTCGGCCTGCGCTCCCGGGTGCAGGCGGCCATCGCGGCGCAGGACGCCGGCCTGATCGGCTGA
- a CDS encoding GntR family transcriptional regulator has translation MSVEPLTSVDRSTLRERVLQALRTAVTSGAYRPGDHLGEVELAAKLGVSRGTVREALRHLQQEGLVRAGARGMLRVNSLSAEEIHGLFKVRAALEGLAVSEIIASPNRAAAVAALRTAASAIGDAGADFAARVEADLGFHVRLCELSGNTMLVDSWRHLEGRIRVTIMSRDPEDAPAMMTPGRHAAIVDAIESGDLTSAVAVVEEHMAAAADHFAH, from the coding sequence GTGTCCGTCGAGCCGTTGACGAGCGTCGACCGCAGCACCCTGCGTGAGCGGGTGCTGCAGGCGCTGCGCACGGCCGTCACCTCCGGCGCCTACCGCCCCGGCGACCACCTCGGTGAGGTGGAGCTCGCGGCGAAGCTCGGCGTGAGCCGGGGCACGGTGCGCGAGGCGCTGCGGCACCTGCAGCAGGAGGGTCTCGTGCGGGCGGGCGCCCGCGGGATGCTGCGCGTGAACTCCCTGTCGGCGGAGGAGATCCACGGGCTGTTCAAGGTCCGGGCGGCGCTCGAAGGACTCGCCGTCTCCGAGATCATCGCGTCGCCGAACCGGGCGGCGGCGGTGGCGGCACTGCGCACCGCGGCGTCGGCCATCGGCGATGCCGGGGCGGACTTCGCGGCGAGGGTCGAGGCGGACCTCGGCTTCCACGTCCGGCTCTGCGAGCTGTCGGGCAACACGATGCTGGTGGACTCGTGGCGCCACCTCGAGGGCCGGATCCGCGTCACGATCATGAGCCGGGACCCGGAGGACGCTCCCGCGATGATGACGCCCGGGCGGCACGCGGCGATCGTCGACGCCATCGAGAGCGGCGACCTGACCAGTGCGGTCGCGGTCGTCGAGGAGCACATGGCCGCCGCGGCCGACCACTTCGCGCACTGA